In Oncorhynchus tshawytscha isolate Ot180627B linkage group LG08, Otsh_v2.0, whole genome shotgun sequence, the genomic window AGAGCATCTATGGGGAGAAGTTTGAAGATGAGAACTTCCATTACAAGGTAAGGATTTTCATAATGACTTGGAATAACATAGGAGATTTTCTTGACCAGTATAAAGTCTGGGCTTTAGTCATAGGAATAACTCCTGGCCCTTAGCATGACAAATTATTTCTGTTTTCTTGGTCATCATTGAATTAACATGTGGGTGTCTGTGTCCTCTCCAGCACGACAAAGAGGGCTTGCTGAGTATGGCCAATTCTGGACCCGCCACCAATGGCTCCCAGTTCTTCATCACCACTGTGCCCACTGCTCATCTAGATGGCAAACACGTTGTCTTTGGACAAGTCTTGAAGGGGTTAGGGCTGGTGAAAACACTGGAGGCCATAGAGACTAACGAGGACACACCTCTCAAGGTCAATCAATGAGAATAACTACCGCCACATTCGATAACATTAATGCAGCAGCAAGCTGTATGTTTTGCCTTGCAGCAGGTAGATTACCTAGTATTTTTCTGTAGTGTGTGACACTTGTGAAATGCTCATCGTGTATTTACAGTTTTGCTCTTGATTCTTTCCCCATAGCCCTGTGTAATTGCCGAGTGTGGTGAGCATAAACATGGAGACAACTGGGGAGTAGCCCCGAACGACGGCTCAGGGGACACCCATCCAGACTACCCAGAGGACGCCGACGTCGATTTAAAAGATGTTAGTAGTCCTACCTCATTTTCTCTCTAAACGCTTCTCTGAAGATACCCATGCTGAcgttctattttttattttggttATTGTCAGTCTCAAAAGGTGATCTtatgaaaaaaataatatatagctCCATTATCTTTTCCACGTACATTATCTGTTTTTAGTTTACACTGACATTTTACAATCACGGAAATTATAACGCCTCTTCATATCTTTTGGAGTGACAGGCCGCCTCTGCTAAATTTATGTAGGGGAAACACTGGTTGCACCTGTATTACTGTACCTCGATTCCACCTCGCAAAGTTTGCATTTCCTTCTAATTTAATTTCTCAAAGCATTGCCATACAGGACTTTGCTGCTGTCGCTTGCCTTTCTCTGCCTTTTCCCCAACTGTTAACGACAATAATGTAGTGGCGGAGAGTCCACTAAAATAATAATCGACTACAAAGATTCTGTATTTTTTGGAACGGAGGAGACAGATTAGATGCCGAGAACACAAACACTTGTGTCTTTCATAGTGAGCtagcgagagaggggaggggcacagtataggcaggtcgGCCACTAGCCAGACattcagaaccgtgcactaggcctaTCTAGAGGCAATTAAAAGGTGTATCTCACAATGGAATGCTGCATTTCGCAATGTCTTGGCTTGCAATGTCTCGTAACTTCAGTAGGTTATGATATTCTTCATTAGCAAAGAGCAGGTGAGCCAGCGTGCGAGAGTGGAGGGGGCAGGCTGAAAGAACCGTACTCATGTCTTGGTAATCTGTATCTCGAAATGTCTTGTCTTGCATGTCTCGCACATTCACAAAAAATTGCAGGAAGttagcctcttcctctctggttctaTTTAAATTACACAACTTTCTCCAGGCCTTTATAGCCTATTGTCTAGTTAGGCTATGGCTAGGAAAATAATATGCtttgtgataactgcactgtGATTTTAATTTTAtggatttattattattttttggttgtgggtgttaaCGTTAAGGATCCTGATTTAGTTTAAATGTTCACATATGTGGATTGATTTATTTAGTCAAAATGAAGTGTGACATGAACTATGAATTTCTGTGATTGTGAAATGCTGATGCAGCACTGATTGTGAAAATAGCATAAATGTCTCatacttgtttttttgttttgttaggtTGACAAAGTCCTATGTGTTGCTGAGGATATTAAGAATATTGGGAACAACTTTTTCAAGAACCAAGACTGGCAGTCTGCAATCAAGAAGTACTCCAAAGCTCTCAGGTGAAATGTTGTCTGGGGTTCACTCCACTCGCACTGtgatttacagtgtgtgtgtgtactaggccTGCTTGTGTCACAGCATGACATGCATTTGAATgcacaatgaccataggagttggccaAATGGCAcaaaccgatctgggaccagCCTAGCAAAGGACTAAATGGTGAAACGTGTCACTTGCCAGGTATCTGGCAGTTGCCGGTGATGAGCAGGAGATTGAGAAAGCCCAGGCGAAGCTGGAGCCCACGGCGGTGAGCTGCATTCTCAACACCGCTGCCTGTAAACTGAAGATGCAGCTCTGGCAGGAAGCCATGGACAGCTGTGACGAGGTAAGTAATTTAGGCCAATATGGGGGCATTACACAGTCCTGTGCAGACAGAAATGGCTTATAAAGCCAACAACTAAAAACAGTACAGCCTGCAGGTAAAATAatatcctaataaaataaaaaatcctataaatcacattggctgtgAATGGCCTGTCTGAaacgaacttgaaacattgtatcaactatgaACTTGGATCCGTCTGAAGATCCATGCAACATCGTATAACATATTCTGGGCACTCATAGTTTCCCGCGCCAGTGACCTCAGGACAGACACAGCTCTAGGCTATGTCCGCAAGGGataagtaatcaggtaggcctattttatgatgttcccactggatcagagcatgacatttcaggctgagtggttatcgaaagggagagggctggaaagatttttcaaatacattgaggagTTGTCAATGtctgtaaaaacagactttgtttgcttgctgtttgaggcgAAGAATACATTAATTTGAAGCTCtacagctcattagtggtggtgcattAAGCCGATCATAAATACTATCAGATCTCCAAATGGGAAAATTTATAAGCCTACATTTGCACGCATCCAGGCAGcctatagacctacttctatgCGTAATCAGGTGACGTcattactcaacattgacaggagtgcTCCAAAAAAAGACAATGACTAAATTGACACAACACAAatgaaattaacaaaaaaacgtgtttctcacaagtgtagcataggttgttTACTCTGCAAACAACATGTCCGCTCCTACAATGAGAACGGTTAAAGACTggaataatatattgaatgccTTGACAGACATAACCGTAACCAaccaaacattgtagattaggaATTAATgataaatgtactactggtgatatatgTAATGGGAACTCGAGACACTAATAATCGaacgcaaacaattcacacaatgaagttatgaaacaatgaatgtgcacaaattggtgggagagagcgcattctggagagagacgtgcaTTGTGCAGCCACACCCCTTCTTGTACTGTGCCATCCCCTAGGCCTACGCAATGGATTCGTTCACTTCGATTGGCACGAATAAGACGGGTGTCTTGTGTGccctaaaaatataaatatatatatgctaCTGCTCGACCaaaaaaatcttggtcgaccaacagcgTATCGACCAAGCAATTGACCAGTCGAATAATTGGTGTCAGACCTACTCAGTCACAGGAGAGGTGGTATGGTTATGggatttctttttttaaataaagtggatTAGAAATTATGCAAACAATTTTAAAATTGAAAGAAAAATATTTTTGGCCAACTGAAATCCTAGATGCCAGCCCCATCACACTTCCACCACTCAACTACGGTACAACTGTTTATTAGTGGCAAAGATTCAAAGGCCATTTGTGGTCAGCACTATAAAAGTCTTTATGGAACTCATTGTGAATGCAACTGAGGATATGTTTTTGTAGAGTACCATAATATTTCTAGTTAAATCTGTTGATAAACATTCTTATTCAGTATTTATGGCGCCggggggatggctgccgttttacttgctcctaaccaattgtgacctgtttcaggaaactagctgtatgtcgcaagtcacaacttcacaggagagccatttaaatgttttatttatttttattttttaccccgttttctccccaatttcgtggtatccaattatttTCAGtagcttgtctcatcgctacaactcccgtacgggctcgggagagactaaggttgaaagtcatgcctCCTcggatacacaacccaaccaagccgcactgcttctttaacacagcgcgcatccaacccggaagccagccgcaccaatgtgtcggaggaaacaccgtgcacttgGGTAGCGCGCACTGCGACCGGCCCGCCACAGcaggtgcgcgatgagacaaggatatccctaccggccaacccctccctaacccgggcgacgctaggccaattgtgcgtcgccccacggacctcccagtcgcggccggttacgacagagcctggtcgcgaacccagagtctctgatggcacagctggcactgcagtacagcacccttaaccactgcgccacccgggaggagTGGCCAGGAGAGCCATTTTAACGTTATTTTatttatcaaaatgcgttttttggcagaaatgccttctgcaACGTCaattttcatgtgccttaataatatACTTTTATGCCATCTGTAattatgaatacaattgttaaattactagccttgttggttaagccacagaagaaaaaaaaaacttcccactagccatgattggctgagatgagtgggctggacttgccgagagaggagtttggattggtGTGCCATATAGAAGGCttttgtctatttgagctggtcagtctgtgttggtaatcctgtcgaacgcGGCTTTTTATAACAATGTGTAGTGGAGCTGtttaagtgttgctctccactttctagaGGATcatgttttgaaatcagtggaattagagtatgatagctaaagagatggagaaacaactccggattacatcttcaaactaagggaaaccgtggcatggcatccgtgacagggagacgcatccatcatgcatgatgatgtataaGATAAGATAGTAAGATAGTCTACCACTAGTTagatacattttcagatattacacgtgtCTAATTTTGAccaagtggtttcatttcaagttagtgtactgttagctagctaactaacattagctggctgactccctagctaacgttacatgtatgacaTTATTATTTGTATCCCAGAActgtttgctttgctagttagagcctaatgttagctacatttgaacctggttggttagctcccagcagattcatgcagggtagtaacaacatgatttggcactatttcattgttgtttaactagctaacgttagctggttggCTCATTAGCTAACGTGACGTGTGTGcagatggacgtggtaccttcagccgtttggaaattgctctcaaggatgaaccagacttgtggaggtctaccatttttttctgaggtcatggctgatttcttttgattttcccatgatgtcaagcaaagaggcactgagtttgaaggtaggccttgaaatacatccacaggtacacctccaattgactcaaatgatgtcaattagcctatcagaagcttctaaagccatgacattttctggaattttctgagctgtttaaaggcacagtcaacttagtgtatgtaaacttctcacccactggaattgtgatacagtgaattataagtgaaataatccatctgtaaacaatttttggaaaaatgacttgtcatgcataaagtagatgttctgacttgccaaaactaggttgttaacaagacatttgtggagtggttgataaacaagttttaatgacttcaacataagtgtatgtaaacatctgacttcaactgtacatgtttcaagcagaccaccatagcccgTTTCCAAGAAAGCTAAAGTAACCTACCTCAATGACTACTGCCccgcatggctcacatcaacactatcatcCCGGAAACCCACAGATGACGcagtcacactccacactgccctttcccacctggataaaaggaacacctatgtgagaatgctgttcattgattacagctcagtgttcaacaccatagtgccctccatgCTCATTACTAAGCGGGCACGACGAtgcctttccccctcaggagactgaaaagagtcggcatgggtccccagatcctcaaaatgttctacagctccaccatcgagagcatcctgaccggttgcatcaccttctggtatagcaactgctacagagggtagtgcgtacatcactggggccaagcttcctgccatccatgacctatATACTTGGCTGGGTCAGAGGAAGGTCCCAAAAAAAttgtcatggactgttctctctgctgccgcatgtaaagtggtaccggagcgccaaatctaTGTCCAAAacgctccttaacagcttctaagcccaagccataagactgctgaacaattaatcaaatggccagtCGGACTATTTGCACTGCtgatactcgctgtttattatctatgcatagtcactttacccatacctacatgtccatattaccttgactaacctgtatcctCGCACATTGACCTTTTACcagtactacctgtatatagcctcaatgtTATTGTgtaccttttttttctttttcttaactctattttctgaaaactgcattgttggttaagggcttgtcagtaagcatttcagtttggtctacacctgttgtattcggcgcatgtgacaaatataatttgattagGAAGGGAAAGAAACACTGAGAAGTGCAGTCACTAAATAGTTTGATTTATATAtgtttgcttgtttttttttagGCACTGGAGTTGAACCAGAAAAACACTAAAGCTCTGTTCAGGAGGGCCCAGGCCTGGCAGGGACTGAAGGAGTACAGTAAAGCCATGGTAAAGAAAAAAGTTGATATACACTCTTATCATACCAATCATGACTTCAGAATGTGAACCATTTGTCCCAGCCTAACAAAAATGGGCTTTCTGGACTGGAACCCATGCGACAAGGATATTTTCCCCCACCGATTCATATGGGTTTATTTGCACTAAAACATTGCTTCCAAAGAGTTGGGGCGAAACAATGGTCACCCGGCCTGTGTATTGGTATACAACTGAggaatgggcctggagaaatgtaaccactcaaatacAGACAGAGCTATCAATTTacggactgaccatccatgatatcatcATTTTAACCATGTTCTGACGCTATACAGTGTTTTACATTGGTGTAAAACAAGCatgtattttgggttctgatggggtacgactaTTGAACtaataagctcatgaggcatttataaatgaTATTCTTGAAGAATGAAATGGGTATATCATTCATttgtaagtccaaaaatggatgtagcaactaaggattccagctttaaatcTGGAATTGGAGGAAGTGGTCAATAGCTGGATCATTGGAGTATGACTTGTCTGTCAACTCACTAAAATATTTCTCACCTTTTGCCATTTGCAGAGTGATCTGAAGAAAGCTCAAGAAATAGCACCAGAGGACAAAGGTTGGTACTGCTTCTTTATGGTAACAATCAATCCAGGGGATCATTTGTGTCCTTATGGcagcatttacacaggcagcccaaggATAATCTATTgcccaattagtggaaaaaatatgaataattgggctgcctgtgtaaatgtagCCATGTGTTCTTTTGAATATTCTAAAGGCTAACTAGAACTTAAATGGTCAATAGTGAGAGCAGTATGATGCTCAAAGTAACTTATTTACAAAACCCCTTCATGACATATGCAACAGTTTTGCCATTTCGTTGTGATAGGTTGTTTTCCTTGCCTGACAAGTGAATTTACTTGTTCATCCTTTGACAGCGATTGGAAACGAGATGAAGAGAGTCCAGTTGAAAGTgaaggaggaaaaggagaaagagaagcaAATCTATGCAAAAATGTTTGCATGAAGATCAGACAATCATTTGATAAAGTCCACTCGCCAATAA contains:
- the LOC112256343 gene encoding peptidyl-prolyl cis-trans isomerase D; translation: MSNATPVTKPSNKENPRVFFDVDIGGERAGRIVFELFADVVPKTAENFRALCTGEKGTGKTTGKPLHFKGCPFHRIIKQFMIQGGDFSNQNGTGGESIYGEKFEDENFHYKHDKEGLLSMANSGPATNGSQFFITTVPTAHLDGKHVVFGQVLKGLGLVKTLEAIETNEDTPLKPCVIAECGEHKHGDNWGVAPNDGSGDTHPDYPEDADVDLKDVDKVLCVAEDIKNIGNNFFKNQDWQSAIKKYSKALRYLAVAGDEQEIEKAQAKLEPTAVSCILNTAACKLKMQLWQEAMDSCDEALELNQKNTKALFRRAQAWQGLKEYSKAMSDLKKAQEIAPEDKAIGNEMKRVQLKVKEEKEKEKQIYAKMFA